GAGTAACCGCATGAATTCGCTATCCAAGCCGGATGTTATCCTGACGCATGAAAGTGACCTCGACGGTTTTTTGTCGGGGACGCTGCTGCAACGTCTGGCGCGCAAACTTTTTAGCGTTGACGTGCCGATTGAGGCATACCATTACAACATCTGGAAACAGCGCGAGTTGCGGGAACGCGCCGCCTGGGTGAGCGATTTCACCTTTGAAACGCGCTTGGACCGCGCCAATTGGGTGGTCATTGACCATCATCCCATGGACATCGTTGCGCAACGGGCCTATCTCATTCACGACCTGACCAAGTCTGCCGGGATGTTGTGCTATGAACTGTGCAAGGAGTACGGCATCAGTTCCCCGGCCTTGGAACGGCTGGTTCACTTGAACAATGTCGCGGACCTGTTTTTGGAGGATGATCCCGATTTCAACCTGGCCTGCGACTACGCGAACCTGGTCAAAACCTACGGGTTTTGGAACCTGCGCAGCCTGATTCAGGGCGACGTGGAAAAACTGCTGGACCATCCATTGATGGAAGTGATGGCGGTAAAACGCCGCGTGGAAGACCCGTTGGGATACGCCTGGAGCAAGAATCACGTCACCGAACTGGGCTCAGGGGTGGGCTATGTGAACACCGTGATCGGCAACACCAATGCCATCGTACACCAATTGCTGGAACAAAACGCGACCCCGTATGCGGTGCTGCTGACCCTCTTCCGCAAGAATAACGGCCTGATTATCGCCAGCCTGCGCAGCCGCAATGGTCAGGCGGCCAAAATTGCCGAAAAGTTGCAGGGAGGCGGCCATCCCAACGCCGCCGGGGCCTTGTTACCCAAGAATATCCGCTCCATCGCCGACGCGGTAATCTACCTGAAACAGGTGCTAAGCCCGGAACTCAGGCGCAGCTCGCCGCTGAACAGCCTGGATAGCTTGTTCGCGGAATTGGAACTCAAAAAGTAGGCGAAGACGGCCGGTTGCCATTGGGGTATCGCCCCTATACACGCCGCCCATCTTTGATTTGCACGAGGGTGCCGGCATATTCAGCCACCCGCGGATCGTGGGTTACCAACAGTACCGCGCCGCCTTGCTTGGCATAATCCGAGAGGCAACCCAATACACGGCGCCCGTTCTCTTCATCCAGGTTGCCGGTGGGCTCATCCGCCAGCAGGAGCTTGGGCTGGTTCAGCAACGCGCGCGCCAGGGCGGCGCGTTGGCGTTCCCCGGTGCTCAGTTCCGCCGGCACATGATGCAGCCGCTCTTTCAATCCAAAGCGGGTGATCAAATCAACCGCCCGCGTTCGGGCCTCGGGAATATTGAACGCCAGAGCGGGTGTCAACACGTTGTCCAGCACGCTCAGGTAGGGTATCAAATGGAACTGCTGGAAGACAAAACCCAAATGGGCGGCGCGAAACCGCGCGCGCGGTTCGGAAGGCAGCGCGTATAGATCGGTGCCATTCACACACACCGTCCCGGCATCCGGTTGTAACAGGCCGCCTGCCGCCAGCAGGAGGGTGGTTTTGCCGCAGCCACTCGGCCCCTGCACGGCGGTGAACTCTCCCGCCCGCACCGTCAAGGACACGTCACGCACGGCGTTAATGACCGCCTGGGGCCCGTGAAAGGCCTTGCTCACCTGTTTGATTTCCAGCATGGAGTCAGGGTAGGCAAGGTTTGGAGGAAAATCAATGAGAACGGTGTGACGAAAATGGAGTTTTATCGCGGGTTCCGCCAAAGGTATGGCCGCTCCCATCCCCAATGGGTACCCGGCGGCGCGAGTTGGCTTCACCAAGGCGGAATCGTTATCACTCCTGCCGTTTTGAGTAAGCCATGCTGTCAATTTCGACGCGGTTGATTCGCGATTTGTTTGGCTTGTAAAAACTCTGGAAAATGGCTTTACACCCCCTCATCCGGCGGCTATGCTGTCCTGTCTATATTAAATATTGATTCGAAACTGTATGGAAAAAGTTAAGACGATTGAGAAGTACCGTTTGCATGAGAAGGATACGGGCTCTGCTGATGTGCAGGTAGCCCTTTTGACGGAACGCATTAATTCGCTGACCGAGCATCTGCAACTAAACAAGAAAGATCACAGCTCCCGCCGCGGGTTGCTGATGATGGTGGGCCAACGCCGCCGTTTGCTGGATTACCTGCATACCACGGACGCCCCGCGTTATCAGGCGATCACCAAAAAACTCAAGCTGCGCAAGTAGCCCGACGCCGATTTGCACGGGTGATCTCATGGCCGCATGAGATTGCCCGATCTTCTTTCCTGCGTCGGATCAAAGTGAACGGTCCGGCGCATTAATTAACCAGTTCACGCATGAAACCAAATCCGTCGAACCCGGGCATTTCAATCAGCACCTGCGTGCAGGTGTTCACTGAAGTTCCCCGGATTCGGCGATCAACATCCCGAACATAAATATGTCAACCAAAGTTACCGCCCTCGTGGGCAAGTCAGAACTTATCATCGAAACCGGAAAACTAGCGAAACAAGCCGATGGCGCCGTCACGGTGCGCATGGGCGAAACCATTGTAGTGGTGGCCGCCGTCGCCGCCACCAAGGCCAAGGAAGGCCAGGATTTCTTCCCGCTCACGGTGGATTATCGTGAGAAAGCCGCCGCCGCTGGAAAATTCCCCGGTGGTTATTTCAAGCGCGAAGGGCGTCCCACGGAAAAGGAAATTTTAACCAGCCGGCTGACGGATCGCCCGATCCGCCCGCTTTTCCCGAAGGGCTGGTACAACGAAGTGCAGGTCCAGAGCATCGTGCTGAGCGCCGATGGCGAAAATGATCCTGACATTCTCAGCATCCTCGGTGCCTCCTCCGCGCTGATGGTCAGCGATATTCCTTGGGCCGGGCCGCTCGGCGCCGTGCGCGTTGGCCGGATCGCCGGCCAGTTTATGGCCAACCCCACGCATGCCCAGATGATCGAGAGCGATCTCGACCTGATCTACGTGGGCAGCGAAAAAGAGATGGTGATGTTTGAAGGTGCCGCCAAGGAAATCTCCGAGGCGGATTTTCTGGCAGCCATGAAGTTCGGCCACGAGGCTTGCCAGCCGCTCATCCAGGCGCAAAAAGAGCTGGTCGCCAAGGTCGGCCGTAAGAAGCGCGAAATCACGCTGAACATTGTGCCCGAGGAAATCCTCAAGGAAGCCAAACGGCTGGCCGGTGAACGGATGGTGCCAGCCCTGTTGAACCCGGGCAAACTGGCGCGCGAAGCCGCCGTCAAGGCGATTCAGGACGATGTCACCGTGAAGTTGACCGAAAAATTCGGCGCCGAGAAAATCACCGAGTTCGTTGTGGATGATGCGTTTTACTATATCCAGAAGGAAGCGGTGCGTGGTTTGATTCTGAACGATAAGAAACGCCTCGATGGCCGTGGTTTTGAAACGGTCCGCCCGATCGTCTGTGAAGTCGGGGTACTCCCCCGCGCCCACGGTTCGGCACTCTTTGCCCGTGGTGAAACGCAGGCCGTCAGTCTGGCCACGCTGGGCACCAGCGAGGACGCCCAGGAGTTCGACTCCTATACCGGCGGTGAAAACACCAAAAAATTCATTCTCCACTACAACTTCCCGAATTTCTCCGTGGGTGAAACCGGTCGTATTAGCGGCCCGGGCCGGCGCGAAATCGGCCACGGCGCTTTGGCGGAACGTAGCATTGAACCCATGCTCCCCCTGGCCACCTATCCGTATGCCGTGCGGGTGACCAGCGAAATCATGGAATCCAACGGGTCCACCTCGATGGCCTCCGTTTGCGGCGGGACCTTGGCGCTCATGGATGCCGGCGTTCCCTTGATCCGCCCGGTGGCGGGGATCAGCGTTGGGTTGTGTACGGAATACAATGCCAGTGGCGCAATCGGGCGCTATGAACTGCTCACCGACATCATCGGGTGGGAAGACGCGTTCTGCGACATGGACTGCAAGATTGCCGGCACCGAAAAAGGCATCACCGGTTATCAATTGGATCTCAAACTCAAGGGGCTGCCCTTTGAAATCATGGAACTCGCGCTGGAGCGCGCCCGCGTTGCCCGTCTGGCCATTCTCGGTGAAATGGCCAAGGTGCTCGCCGCGCCGCGCACGGAAATCAGCAAATACGCGCCGCGCATTGAAACCGTCAAGATCAACCCGGAAAAGATCGGCGCGCTCATCGGGCCGGGCGGCAAGAACATCAAGCGCATCGTGGATGAATCCGGCTGCGAAATTAACATCGAAGATGACGGCACGGTGAATATTTATTCCCGCAGTTCCGACGGCTTGAAGATTGCCTTGGATGCCATCACTGGTATGACCGCCGAGGCGGAAATTAACAAGATCTATCGCGGCAAAGTAGTGACGATCAAGGAGTTTGGCTGTTTCGTCGAGTTCCTGCCTGGCAAGGATGGCTTGTGTCACATCAGTGAACTCGCCAATTTCCGCGTCAAACAGACCGAGGACATTGTCAAGATCGGCGATGAAATCTGGGTCAAGTGCCTGGGCGTGGATGAAAAAGGCCGCGTGCGCCTCTCCCGCCGGGCCGCCATGGCGGATCGCGACAAGGAAATGGGTGGCAAAGAAGCTGGAGCTAAAGAGGCCCCGGCTAAGGAAGCCCCGGCCAAAGAGGCCGCTCCCAAAGCCTAATCTGATATCTCAATAACAAAACACCGGCAGCGCAACCCGCTGACCGGTGTTTTTGTTTTGGGAGCAGTGCCGATTTCAGTTCCCGGCCACTTTTAGGCAGCCACAGTGATGGCATCCCGCGCTTCGATCATCTTGCGCAATTTTGCCAACGCCAAGTTTTGCAACTGGCGAATACGCTCACGGGTGACACCAAATTGCCGGCCAATATCCTCCAAAGAGAGTTCGCGGTTGCCATCCAACCCGAAGCGCATCCGCAGAATGGCGATCTCCCGATCTGGCAAACGCCCAATCAATTCATCCAGAAGCCGGTGCATCGTGCGTTTTTCCAATTCGTGATAAGGATTCTCCGCGCGGTCATCCGCGATCAAGTCACCGATTTTGCCGCTATCATCCTCACCAATGGTGGCATCCAGAGACGAGGTGCGCACGGTGGTATTGCGCAATTGGATGGTGCGCTTGACCGTGATGCCCAGTTCCTCCGCCAAATCCTCGTCGGTCGGTTCCTGGCCCAGTTCATCTTGCAACTTAGTGGTGGCCCGTTTCAGTTTGGATAGTTTATCCAGCACATGAATGGGCAGACGGACAGTCTTGGCTTGGTTGGCAATCCCCCGGCGGATGGACTGTTTGATCCACCAAGAGGAATACGTGGATAATTTGCCGCCCTTGGCGGGATCAAACTTCTCCACTGCCCGCATCAATCCCATGTTTCCCTCGTTGATCAGGTCCAGCAACGGCAGTCCGTAACCTTCGTATTCGCGGGCAATTTTTACCACCAACCTGAGATTGGCGCGAATCATCCGGTCCCGGGCCTTATTATCGCCGCGCTTGATCCGCTTCGCCAGCATAACCTCCTCTTGCGGAGTCAATAACCCAACTTCGCCCACTTCACGCATGTACAGGCTGAGGCTATCCGGCCTTTCATAAGAATTGGCGGCCGTTTCGGGAAAGGGAATCGGGGCGTGGCGGGTGACGGTTGTTACCTTGGGCGGAAGGACAGGTGCTAATTTGACGCGACGGGTGGGAACAACTCGTGATAGTGAGGCGCGGGGCTTGGCTCGGTTTTTCACAACCATTTTCATTATGTTAGTCAGTTTGTGTTACCCTATACATTTATTGTCAAGGTAGCACAAAAAACAGCTATTGTCAACCAGAGTTTGACACAAAAGATTGACTAACGTATATTATAAGCCAGAAGCTTTAACCAGCATTTTTGCGTTGTAACAGGAAATCGCACCATTCCTGCATCCCGGCCCCGGTTTTGGCGGAGACCTCAAAAATACGAGCCTTGGGACTGGCATGGTGGAGATTCTTCAGCGCGAGTTCCCGATTGAATTCCACGGCGTCGGACAAATCCAGTTTGGTAACGATCACCACATCCGCAGCATGGAAAATGGGGGGATACTTGAGCGGTTTATCCTCCCCTTCGGTGACGGAAAGTAACACCACCCGCAGACTTTCCCCCAGATCAAACGAGGCCGGACAAACCAGGTTGCCAACATTTTCAATGATGAGCAGCCCGAGGGACTTCACATCCAGCGTGCCGACTGCGCGCGCCACCATGCCCGCCTCGAGATGACACAAGGTGCCGGTGGTAATCTGCACCGCCGTGGCCCCGGCGGCCCGCAAACGGTTGGCGTCGTTATCCGTTTCCAGGTCGCCGACAATCACCGCTGACCTCAAACGGTCCCCCAAACCCAGGACGGTTTTTTGAATGAACGTGGTCTTGCCAGACCCCGGGGAAGACACCACATTCAGCACCAGCAGCCCCAGCGCCTGGAAATAACCACGATTGCGTTCGGCCATCCGGTCGTTGGCAGACAACACCGACTGCCGCACATCCACGGTGTGTGGGTGGGTATGCGGATGCTCGTGATCGTGCGGGTGATCATGGTCCTGTTCATGACTATGGAGATGCTCGTGGGCATGGTGTTCATGAACATGTTCGTGTTCTTGCTCGTGCCCCGGGGCATGCACATGCGGATGAGAATGCACGATGCCATCGCCGTGATGGTGAAAATGTGCATGGGACAACTCCTCCGCAATCGGGCTTTTGACTTCTTCCGCCGGTTTGCCGTCAATTTTGGTCGGCCCAGGTTGTCCGCAACCACAGTCTTTACACATAAATTTATACTTTGCGCATCTGGACGGCGTCGGCGAGCGTTTGAGAAACCATGATGGAGGTGATCACCACCACGGTGTTGCCTTTTTGAAGCAATTTCTTGGCCACCAACAGGTCAAGGGATTGCGTCACGGTTTTTTCAAAATCGGCATGATCGAAGGGCTTGACCACCGGCGTCACGGCATAGTTGAGAGCGAGAGTATCCGCAATTTCCTGGCGGTCGCAGATGGCGTAAATGGGAGAATGCCGGGGACGCATCCAGGCGGCGAACTGGGCAAGATGCCCGAGGACGGTGAACACCACAATGGCATCGGCCTGAAGTTCATCCGCCATGAACACGGCGCTCTTGACCAACTTTTGGCGCAGACTGGTCAATTCGGCGCGGCATTGGAAATTGGCGGCTTCATCGCGCTCAATGCGGCAGGCAATGCGATCAAACACCTCGACGCATTGCACCGGGTATTTGCCCACGGTGGTTTCACCGCTCAGCATGATGGCGTCGGCCTGCTCAAAGACGGCGTTGGCGACATCAGTGACCTCGGCACGTGTGGGCATGGGGCTTTGGATCATGCTTTCGAGCATGTGAGTAGCAACAATGACCGGACGTCCCACCCGTAAGCATTCCTTGATCACGCGCCGCTGAATGATGGGCAGTTCTTCGTAAGGCACTTCGATGCCGAGATCGCCACGGGCCAGCATGATGGCATCGGCCTCCTGAATGATGCTATCCAAGTTTTTGACGGCTTCCTGGTCTTCAATTTTGGCAATCACCAGCGGTTTGTGTTTGGCCCGTTGCGTGAACGCCTTCAACTGCTGGAGATCCTTGGCCTCGCGGGTAAAGGAAAGCGCGATGTAATCCACTCCGACTTCGAGCCCCAGCTCGACATCGGCGATATCCTTGGCCGTCAATGCCGGCAGGCCGACTTTAACCCCTGGCAGGTTGATATGGCGGCGGCTGCGCATCTTGCCCGCGGTCAACACCTGGCATTCAATTTTATTGGCGGTCTTGGACAGGACTTTCATGCGGATGGCACCGTTATCCACAAGGACCACGTCGCCCACGTTGATGTCATTGACAATATTCTCGTAATTGACGTCCACCGAGTGGGTTTCCTCGCTGGTGGCTCCGCGAACGGTCAAAGTGAATTTCTGGCCTGGGTTCAGATCGAGGGCAGCGGGCAAATCGCCGGTCCGGATGGCGGGCCCCTGGGTATCCATGATGATGCCGACACAAAGATTGCGGCTGCGCGCGGATTCCCGAATGTCTTTGACCACCTGCCGCACCCAATCATGCGGGGCATGGGACATGTTTAGCCGGGCCAGATTCATGCCAGCATCAATCAGTCTGCCGATCATTTCGGGAGAACTGGTGGCCGGCCCCAAGGTTGCGATGATTTTTGTCTTACGCATAAACACCAACAAGTTGCCAAAGTATAGCAGAATGACGGCGGGTGCAAAGCGATAATTGAAGCGTTACCACATTCCGTACTTGCGTTTGGTGACAGAGGCTGTTTGTTTGGAGACCGTGCGATGGCGCATCGGAGACAGAAAACGTATGGAACTATTTTTTATCGGTTTGTTATTACTGACGTCGTTGATCGGGGTGGCGTTCATCATTGAACGCGGCTGGGTGCTACAGTGGCGCAAGGTCGTGCCGGCAGAAGTGATGGCAGCAGTGAGCGCCTGCCAGGGGCCGGGCGATGTGCCCTCGCTGCGACGTATCTGCGAGCAGAAGCCATCCTGCATCAGCCGGTTGCTGCTGGTGGCTTCCGAGCGCTTGGATTGGCCAAAAGCGGAAAACGCGGAGGCCATTCAGTCGTATGCGCGCCAGGAAATCGTCAAGCTAGAGCGCGGCTTGGTGGTATTGGAAATCGTGGTGGGCATTGCGCCGCTGCTGGGCCTGGTAGGAACCGTGTTCGGGTTGATGAAATTATTCGGCGACCTAGGACGTACCGGGTTGAACGACAGCGCGGCCCTAGCGACGGGCATTGGCGTCATCCTGAACAGTACGCTGCTGGGATTGCTCATTGCCATCCCCTCATTGATTGCCTGGAATTATTACACCAAGAAAGTCGAAAACATGGCGGTGGAAATGGAGAGCCTGTGTACGGAGTTTCTGCGGCGCCAGTACCGGGCACAAACGCCGGACGCGCCCAACCCTGATCGCAAGCCGATTGTACGCGCATGAAATTCATTGAACGCGGACATCGCCAAGCCCCCACGGTCATCATCGTGGCGCTGATTGATATTTTGATCGTGTTGCTGATTTTCCTGATCGTCACCACCACCTTCAAGCAACAGCCCAGCCTCAAGTTGAGCCTGCCGGAATCCAAACAGGCGCAAAAAGGCGTCGCGGAAAAGGGAGTGGT
The Verrucomicrobiota bacterium genome window above contains:
- a CDS encoding DHH family phosphoesterase → MNSLSKPDVILTHESDLDGFLSGTLLQRLARKLFSVDVPIEAYHYNIWKQRELRERAAWVSDFTFETRLDRANWVVIDHHPMDIVAQRAYLIHDLTKSAGMLCYELCKEYGISSPALERLVHLNNVADLFLEDDPDFNLACDYANLVKTYGFWNLRSLIQGDVEKLLDHPLMEVMAVKRRVEDPLGYAWSKNHVTELGSGVGYVNTVIGNTNAIVHQLLEQNATPYAVLLTLFRKNNGLIIASLRSRNGQAAKIAEKLQGGGHPNAAGALLPKNIRSIADAVIYLKQVLSPELRRSSPLNSLDSLFAELELKK
- a CDS encoding ABC transporter ATP-binding protein, which translates into the protein MLEIKQVSKAFHGPQAVINAVRDVSLTVRAGEFTAVQGPSGCGKTTLLLAAGGLLQPDAGTVCVNGTDLYALPSEPRARFRAAHLGFVFQQFHLIPYLSVLDNVLTPALAFNIPEARTRAVDLITRFGLKERLHHVPAELSTGERQRAALARALLNQPKLLLADEPTGNLDEENGRRVLGCLSDYAKQGGAVLLVTHDPRVAEYAGTLVQIKDGRRV
- the rpsO gene encoding 30S ribosomal protein S15, coding for MEKVKTIEKYRLHEKDTGSADVQVALLTERINSLTEHLQLNKKDHSSRRGLLMMVGQRRRLLDYLHTTDAPRYQAITKKLKLRK
- the pnp gene encoding polyribonucleotide nucleotidyltransferase produces the protein MSTKVTALVGKSELIIETGKLAKQADGAVTVRMGETIVVVAAVAATKAKEGQDFFPLTVDYREKAAAAGKFPGGYFKREGRPTEKEILTSRLTDRPIRPLFPKGWYNEVQVQSIVLSADGENDPDILSILGASSALMVSDIPWAGPLGAVRVGRIAGQFMANPTHAQMIESDLDLIYVGSEKEMVMFEGAAKEISEADFLAAMKFGHEACQPLIQAQKELVAKVGRKKREITLNIVPEEILKEAKRLAGERMVPALLNPGKLAREAAVKAIQDDVTVKLTEKFGAEKITEFVVDDAFYYIQKEAVRGLILNDKKRLDGRGFETVRPIVCEVGVLPRAHGSALFARGETQAVSLATLGTSEDAQEFDSYTGGENTKKFILHYNFPNFSVGETGRISGPGRREIGHGALAERSIEPMLPLATYPYAVRVTSEIMESNGSTSMASVCGGTLALMDAGVPLIRPVAGISVGLCTEYNASGAIGRYELLTDIIGWEDAFCDMDCKIAGTEKGITGYQLDLKLKGLPFEIMELALERARVARLAILGEMAKVLAAPRTEISKYAPRIETVKINPEKIGALIGPGGKNIKRIVDESGCEINIEDDGTVNIYSRSSDGLKIALDAITGMTAEAEINKIYRGKVVTIKEFGCFVEFLPGKDGLCHISELANFRVKQTEDIVKIGDEIWVKCLGVDEKGRVRLSRRAAMADRDKEMGGKEAGAKEAPAKEAPAKEAAPKA
- a CDS encoding RNA polymerase sigma factor RpoD/SigA gives rise to the protein MKNRAKPRASLSRVVPTRRVKLAPVLPPKVTTVTRHAPIPFPETAANSYERPDSLSLYMREVGEVGLLTPQEEVMLAKRIKRGDNKARDRMIRANLRLVVKIAREYEGYGLPLLDLINEGNMGLMRAVEKFDPAKGGKLSTYSSWWIKQSIRRGIANQAKTVRLPIHVLDKLSKLKRATTKLQDELGQEPTDEDLAEELGITVKRTIQLRNTTVRTSSLDATIGEDDSGKIGDLIADDRAENPYHELEKRTMHRLLDELIGRLPDREIAILRMRFGLDGNRELSLEDIGRQFGVTRERIRQLQNLALAKLRKMIEARDAITVAA
- the hypB gene encoding hydrogenase nickel incorporation protein HypB, coding for MCKDCGCGQPGPTKIDGKPAEEVKSPIAEELSHAHFHHHGDGIVHSHPHVHAPGHEQEHEHVHEHHAHEHLHSHEQDHDHPHDHEHPHTHPHTVDVRQSVLSANDRMAERNRGYFQALGLLVLNVVSSPGSGKTTFIQKTVLGLGDRLRSAVIVGDLETDNDANRLRAAGATAVQITTGTLCHLEAGMVARAVGTLDVKSLGLLIIENVGNLVCPASFDLGESLRVVLLSVTEGEDKPLKYPPIFHAADVVIVTKLDLSDAVEFNRELALKNLHHASPKARIFEVSAKTGAGMQEWCDFLLQRKNAG
- the pyk gene encoding pyruvate kinase: MRKTKIIATLGPATSSPEMIGRLIDAGMNLARLNMSHAPHDWVRQVVKDIRESARSRNLCVGIIMDTQGPAIRTGDLPAALDLNPGQKFTLTVRGATSEETHSVDVNYENIVNDINVGDVVLVDNGAIRMKVLSKTANKIECQVLTAGKMRSRRHINLPGVKVGLPALTAKDIADVELGLEVGVDYIALSFTREAKDLQQLKAFTQRAKHKPLVIAKIEDQEAVKNLDSIIQEADAIMLARGDLGIEVPYEELPIIQRRVIKECLRVGRPVIVATHMLESMIQSPMPTRAEVTDVANAVFEQADAIMLSGETTVGKYPVQCVEVFDRIACRIERDEAANFQCRAELTSLRQKLVKSAVFMADELQADAIVVFTVLGHLAQFAAWMRPRHSPIYAICDRQEIADTLALNYAVTPVVKPFDHADFEKTVTQSLDLLVAKKLLQKGNTVVVITSIMVSQTLADAVQMRKV
- a CDS encoding MotA/TolQ/ExbB proton channel family protein codes for the protein MELFFIGLLLLTSLIGVAFIIERGWVLQWRKVVPAEVMAAVSACQGPGDVPSLRRICEQKPSCISRLLLVASERLDWPKAENAEAIQSYARQEIVKLERGLVVLEIVVGIAPLLGLVGTVFGLMKLFGDLGRTGLNDSAALATGIGVILNSTLLGLLIAIPSLIAWNYYTKKVENMAVEMESLCTEFLRRQYRAQTPDAPNPDRKPIVRA